In Colletotrichum higginsianum IMI 349063 chromosome 3, whole genome shotgun sequence, a genomic segment contains:
- a CDS encoding Abhydrolase: protein MADDVAGFIDQHGLEQPTVIGHSMGAKTAMTLALKSPDLVQNIVAVDNAPVDAILESSFSKYIQGLKRIEAAGITRQAQADQILKEYESSLPIRQFLLGNLHRPQPDKPEQKFRVPLDIISRSLNHMGDFPYKDPTKVRFEKPALFVRGTKSKYVPDDVLPIIGQFFPKFRMADLDAGHWCISEKPEEFRQAVVEFLKEQE from the exons ATGGCGGACGATGTTGCTGGCTTCATCGACCAGCATGGCTTGGAGCAGCCAACCGTCATTGGGCATTCGAT GGGAGCCAAAACAGCCATGACCCTCGCGTTGAAATCGCCCGATCTTGTGCAGAACATCGTAGCGGTTGACAACGCGCCGGTGGACGCCATCCTGGAGAGCTCGTTTAGCAAATACATCCAAGGTCTGAAAAGAATCGAAGCTGCCGGCATCACCAGGCAGGCTCAGGCGGACCAGATTCTCAAGGAATATGAGAGC TCGCTTCCTATTCGCCAGTTTCTCCTCGGAAACCTGCATCGTCCACAGCCCGACAAACCGGAACAAAAATTTCGCGTGCCCCTGGATATCATCAGTCGGTCTTTGAACCACATGGGCGACTTCCCGTACAAGGATCCGACGAAAGTACGGTTTGAAAAGCCTGCCCTATTCGTCCGAGGAACCAAGAGCAAATATGTTCCCGATGACGTTCTGCCCATCATTGGGCAATTCTTTCCCAAGTTCCGAATGGCGGATCTTGACGCGGGCCATTGGTGTATCTCAGAGAAACCGGAGGAGTTTCGCCAGG CCGTGGTTGAGTTTTTGAAGGAGCAGGAGTAG
- a CDS encoding GTP cyclohydrolase II — translation MHGVDGCLAVETGEAFTTRAFQLTMCSGGSYSIYYALAVASKQLNLEHRPDFTNTEPAANIGPFPQWGDPKKIVAMDPWGHLAPWLFKDTIEKQNVDIRPTIAITKAHMKLPELEESVKSGRLVPDGKVCLNKFGELAVTKFAVEPVWYLPGVAERFGIDEGALRRSLFEHTGGSYPELITRNDIKVFLPPIGGLTVYCFGDPAKMSDESVRLALRIHDECNGSDVFGSDICTCRPYLIFGIEEAVKEAQNGGSGVVIYFRKEGRALGEVTKRGEDRASDYFKRTENIAGVKDMRFQALMPDILHWLGIRKIDRMLSMSKIPIHERVELPEELIPADSRVEIDAKITAGYFTAGKRMTEEELRAVQGRMWEDLDH, via the exons ATGCATGGAGTAGATGGCTGCCTCGCCGTGGAAACAGGAGAAGCTTTTACCACACGAGCTTTCCAGCTAACCATGTGCAGCGGTGGCTCTTATTCCATCTACTATGCCCTGGCCGTTGCTAGCAAGCAACTCAACCTAGAACACAG ACCCGACTTCACCAACACGGAGCCTGCAGCTAACATCGGCCCCTTCCCTCAATGGGGAGATCCAAAGAAGATCGTGGCCATGGATCCATGGGGTCACCTGGCTCCTTGGCTCTTCAAAGACACTATTGAGAAGCAAAACG TTGACATTCGCCCGACAATTGCCATCACGAAGGCACACATGAAG CTTCCTGAACTAGAGGAGAGTGTCAAGAGCGGGCGACT tgtccccgacggcaaggtctGCCTCAACAAGTTCGGAGAGCTTGCCGTGACTAAGTTCGCCGTTGAGCCG GTCTGGTATCTTCCTGGCGTAGCTGAGAGATTTGGCATCG ACGAGGGCGCCCTGAGGCGATCTCTCTTCGAGCATACCGGCGGCAGCTATCCTGAG CTCATCACCAGGAATGATATCAAAGTTTTTCTACCACCCATCG GTGGGCTTACTGTATACTGCTTCGGCGACCCGGCCAAGATGTCCGATGAGTCGGTGCGGCTGGCGCTGCGCATCCACGATGAG TGCAACGGTAGCGATGTCTTTGGTTCCGACATCTGCACATGCCGTCCTTATCTCATCTTTGGGATTGAGGAAGCGGTCAAAGAGGCTCagaacggcggcagcggtgtAGTCATCTACTTTCGCAAGGAGGGCAGAGCCCTCGGCGAAGTCACCAAG CGGGGTGAAGACCGAGCGTCCGACTACTTCAAGAGAACAGAAAACATAGCTGGAGTGAAGGACATGCGTTTCCAGGCGCTGATGCCTGATATCTTGCACTGGCTCGGAATTCGCAAGATTGACAGGATGCTAAGCATGAGCAA AATCCCTATACACGAACGCGTCGAGCTGCCCGAAGAACTGATCCCGGCAGACTCTCGGGTCGAGATCGATGCAAAGATCACCGCCG GTTACTTCACTGCCGGGAAGCGCATGACGGAGGAAGAGCTGAGGGCTGTACAGGGCAGAATGTGGGAAGA TCTTGATCACTGA
- a CDS encoding 40S ribosomal protein S1, translating into MAVGKNKRLSKGKKGLKKKTVDPFTRKDWYQIKVGLNSPRNCGLEASVYVLKSLIAFLLQAPAPFNVRDVGKTLVNRTTGLKNANDALKGRILEVSLADLQKDEDHAFRKVKLRVDEVQGKNCLTNFHGLDFTSDKLRSLVRKWQTLIEANVTVKTTDDYLLRLFAIAFTKRRPNQIKKTTYAASSQIRAIRRKMTEIIQREASTCTLTQLTSKLIPEVIGREIEKSTQGIYPLQNVHIRKVKLLKQPKFDLGALMGLHGESGTDDQGQKVEREFKERVLEDV; encoded by the exons ATGGCTGTTGGAAA GAACAAGAGATTgtccaagggcaagaagggtctcaagaagaagaccgTGGACCCCTTCACCCGCAAGGACTGGTACCAGATCAAGGTAGGTCTCAACTCGCCGCGTAACTGCGGGCTCGAGGCATCTGTCTATGTTCTCAAATCACTAATTGCTTTTCTCCTACAGGCACCTGCCCCCTTCAACGTTCGCGA TGTCGGCAAGACCCTGGTCAACAGAACCACCGGTCTCAAGAACGCCAACGATGCCTTGAAGGGCCGTATCTTGGAGGTCTCTCTGGCGGATCTccagaaggacgaggaccaCGCTTTCCGCAAGGTCAAGCtccgcgtcgacgaggtccagGGCAAGAACTGCCTGACCAACTTCCACGGCCTCGACTTCACCTCCGACAAGCTCCGCTCGCTCGTTCGCAAGTGGCAGACTCTCATTGAGGCCAACGTCACCGTCAAGACCACCGACGActacctcctccgcctcttCGCCATTGCTTTCACCAAGCGCCGCCCCAACCAGATCAAGAAGACGACATACGCCGCCTCTTCGCAAATCCGTGCCATTCGCCGCAAGATGACCGAGATCATCCAGCGCGAGGCCTCCACCTGCACCCTCACTCAGCTTACCTCCAAGCTCATCCCCGAGGTCATTGGCCGTGAGATTGAGAAGTCCACCCAGGGCATCTACCCCCTGCAGAAC GTCCACATCCGCAAGGTCAAGCTCCTCAAGCAGCCTAAGTTCGACCTTGGTGCCCTGATGGGTCTCCACGGCGAGTCCGGCACCGACGACCAGGGACAGAAGGTCGAGCGGGAGTTCAAGGAGCGCGTTCTCGAGGACGTTTAA
- a CDS encoding Uracil phosphoribosyltransferase, whose protein sequence is MASQDSKPASNSGPTQCVGPLYRSESQKPTATVSTEVNSDNVIVLPQTPQLIALLTIIRDRNTERGDFIFYSNRIIRLLVEEGLNHLPTVEHDVTTPIGRTYSGLMFQGKICGVSIMRAGEAMEQGLRDCCRSVRIGKILIQRDEETAQPKLFYDKLPEDIAQRWVLLLDPMFATGGSAIMAVQVLKARGVPEDRILFLNLIASPEGIQNFTAKFPKLRVVTAFVDQGLDEKNYIIPGLGDFGDRFYTV, encoded by the exons ATGGCAAGTCAAGACTCCAAGCCCGCCAGCAACAGCGGCCCTACACAATGCGTCGGCCCTTTGTACCGCTCAGAGAGCCAGAAACCCACGGCAACCGTCTCAACTGAGGTCAACTCGGACAACGTTATTGTCCTGCCCCAGACGCCTCAGCTCATCGCCCTCCTCAC CATCATTCGAGACAGAAATACGGAGCGTGGTGACTTCATCTTCTACTCCAACCGCATCATTCgcctgctcgtcgaggagggtCTGAATCACTTGCCTACCGTTGAGCATGACGTGACTACGCCTATAGGCCGGACCTACTCTGGCCTCATGTTTCAGGGGAAAATCTGCGGTGTATCCATCATGCGCGCTGGCGAGGCCATGGAGCAAGGATTGCGGGACTGCTGCCGCTCCGTGAGGATTGGCAAAATCCTGATCCAGCGTGACGAGGAAACGGCTCAGCCTAAGCTCTTCTACGACAAGCTGCCCGAGGATATTGCCCAGCGCTGGGTGCTCCTCTTGGATCCGATGTTTGCCACCGGTGGCTCAGCCATCATGGCCGTGCAGGTTCTCAAGGCCAGGGGTGTTCCCGAGGACCGTATTCTGTTTTTGAATCTCATCGCCAGCCCCGAGGGTATCCAGAACTTCACTGCCAAGTTCCCCAAGCTCAGGGTTGTCACGGCATTTGTTGACCAG GGCttggacgagaagaa CTACATCAtccccggcctcggcgattTCGGTGACAGGTTTTACACCGTCTAA
- a CDS encoding Transcription elongation factor, whose translation MGKRKSSSKPQGPKKKDPLPSKFTCLFCNHEDSVAVKLDKKAGVGSLDCRVCGQMFQCSINYLSAAVDVYGEWVDAADAVAKEAGPIGGSQNKISNARRAPPSRPVNDDDEDDRRYGGEGIDVDDDEY comes from the exons ATGGGCAAGCGCAAAAGTTCAAGCAAGCCTCAGGGTCCCAAGAAG AAAGACCCTCTTCCTTCCAAGTTCACATGCCTCTTCTGCAATCACGAAGACTCCGTTGCTGTAAAGCTGGATAAGAAAGCGGGTGTCGGTTCGCTGGACTGCAGAGTATGCGGCCAAATGTTCCAGTGCAGCATTAACT ATCTCTCGGCTGCTGTAGACGTGTATGGCGAGTGGGTAGATGCAGCAG ACGCCGTTGCAAAAGAAGCAGGGCCCATCGGTGGAAGCCAGAACAAAATCTCCAACGCCCGTCGCGCACCACCTAGCCGACCAGtaaacgacgacgacgaagacgaccgGAGATACGGAGGCGAGGGCATTGATGTGGACGATGACGAATACTAG